The proteins below come from a single Salvelinus alpinus chromosome 18, SLU_Salpinus.1, whole genome shotgun sequence genomic window:
- the LOC139544017 gene encoding crk-like protein: MSSARFDPSDRSSWYFGPVSRQEAQNRLQGQRHGMFLVRDSSTCPGDYVLSVSENSKVSHYIINSLPCMRFKIGDQEFDHLPALLDFYKIHYLDTTTLIEPAPRYPNTAIGTSPIQTMGGPEDNLEYVRTLYDFTGSDAEDLPFKKGEILIILEKPEEQWWSAKSKEGRMGMIPVPYVEKLVRPSPHPGQPPHGSRNSNSYGIPEPAHAYAQPQTPSPLPPGTPGAVITPLPSMQNGPVMAKAIQKRVPCAYDKTALALEVGDIVKVTRMNISGQWEGEVNGRRGLFPFTHVKIMDPQNPDESE, encoded by the exons ATGTCATCTGCACGGTTCGATCCATCGGACCGGTCCAGTTGGTATTTTGGGCCGGTGTCAAGACAGGAGGCGCAGAATAGATTACAAGGACAGAGGCATGGCATGTTTTTGGTTCGGGATTCCTCGACCTGCCCTGGCGACTATGTGCTGTCAGTATCTGAAAATTCCAAAGTGTCCCACTATATCATCAACTCCTTGCCATGCATGAGGTTCAAAATCGGCGATCAAGAATTCGATCACCTCCCAGCACTTTTGGATTTCTATAAAATCCACTACCTGGATACGACTACACTGATAGAACCTGCCCCCAG GTACCCAAACACAGCTATAGGCACCAGCCCCATTCAGACGATGGGCGGCCCAGAAGACAACCTGGAGTATGTGCGGACTCTGTACGACTTCACGGGCAGCGATGCTGAGGACCTGCCCTTTAAGAAGGGGGAGATCCTGATCATCCTGGAGAAGCCTGAGGAGCAGTGGTGGAGTGCCAAGAGCAAGGAGGGCCGCATGGGCATGATCCCTGTGCCCTATGTGGAGAAGCTGGTGCGACCCTCCCCTCATCCTGGCCAGCCTCCTCACGGCTCCCGCAACTCCAACAGCTATGGCATCCCCGAGCCGGCCCACGCTTACGCTCAGCCTCAGACCCCCTCGCCCCTTCCTCCTGGCACCCCCGGAGCGGTCATCACCCCCCTGCCCTCCATGCAGAACGGGCCAGTCATGGCTAAGGCCATCCAGAAACGAGTGCCCTGTGCCTATGACAAGACGGCCCTGGCTCTAGAG GTGGGTGATATAGTCAAAGTGACGAGGATGAACATCAGCGGtcagtgggagggagaggtgaATGGCCGGAGGGGTCTCTTCCCCTTCACCCATGTCAAAATAATGGACCCCCAGAATCCAGATGAGAGTGAATGA